The Enterococcus sp. 7F3_DIV0205 genome has a window encoding:
- a CDS encoding DUF1803 domain-containing protein yields MKNTTYYFTTDKNETELNNLIFDPLFKKIVDYLSNHNEQDVILRQIKANIPTDSNLELYLDKLIKYGLLERKNRRYHLTFPIYSTQKNVQIPETITSLLRNIVQKNSSQVNFFIFGEWLWSLLFEEEQEGYFFGIESSPESFSLQFYRKREEGNDTLRFVSVYQENQIPFDLANYFNLLSRRVELPEHFKPLQDIIGDVDIHYFIAQIQKVIRSAKRNPSRVRKPNIFEEALITTKDLIRNTEGELFLEATYLEDDKLSEENQLTLDKLETEFRLLWKTIDDQNQRIFYKMQVYSILFSTCFPNQNQIRYFKH; encoded by the coding sequence GTGAAAAATACAACCTACTATTTTACAACAGACAAAAATGAAACAGAGTTAAATAACTTGATTTTTGATCCATTATTCAAAAAAATAGTGGATTATCTTTCTAACCACAACGAGCAAGATGTGATATTACGTCAAATAAAAGCCAATATTCCAACAGATAGTAATTTAGAATTATATTTGGATAAGTTAATCAAATATGGCCTTCTTGAGCGAAAAAACAGAAGATATCATTTAACCTTTCCAATATATTCCACCCAAAAAAACGTACAAATTCCTGAAACAATAACCAGTCTATTAAGAAATATTGTTCAAAAGAATTCATCACAAGTCAATTTCTTTATATTTGGGGAATGGCTGTGGTCCTTGCTTTTTGAAGAAGAGCAGGAGGGTTACTTTTTTGGTATCGAATCTTCTCCAGAGTCATTCTCTTTACAATTCTATCGCAAAAGAGAGGAGGGGAATGATACATTACGATTTGTGTCTGTTTATCAAGAGAATCAGATTCCGTTTGACTTGGCCAATTATTTCAATTTACTTTCGAGAAGGGTAGAGCTGCCTGAACATTTCAAACCCTTACAAGACATAATTGGTGATGTGGACATCCATTATTTTATAGCCCAAATTCAAAAAGTAATTCGTTCTGCTAAGCGAAATCCTTCAAGAGTAAGAAAACCAAATATTTTTGAAGAGGCTTTGATAACTACAAAAGACTTAATCAGAAATACTGAAGGAGAATTATTTCTCGAAGCAACTTATCTAGAGGATGATAAACTTTCAGAAGAAAACCAACTTACTCTAGATAAACTAGAAACAGAATTCAGGTTGTTATGGAAGACCATTGACGATCAGAACCAACGTATATTCTATAAGATGCAAGTATATAGCATTTTGTTTAGTACATGTTTTCCAAATCAAAACCAAATTCGTTACTTCAAACACTAA
- a CDS encoding DUF2179 domain-containing protein, protein MKMDIKMLVTIFVVNFSYITLNTIRFMLTMKGYRLIAPLVSMAEITIYVLGLSMVLNRLDNPLNLIVYALGYAVGISVGIKIEDYLALGYIMVTAILPSSTEQLNLPEILRDHGYGVTQSFGAGREGERMILEILSPRKNERSLYKLINEKEPRAFIISYEPKFISGGFWTKKVRKRNK, encoded by the coding sequence ATTAAAATGGACATCAAAATGTTAGTAACTATCTTTGTGGTTAATTTTTCTTATATTACATTGAATACGATTCGTTTTATGCTAACTATGAAAGGCTATCGCTTGATCGCGCCTTTAGTAAGTATGGCAGAGATAACGATCTACGTGTTAGGCCTTAGCATGGTACTCAACCGCTTAGATAATCCACTAAATCTAATTGTGTATGCGCTGGGTTATGCAGTGGGTATCAGTGTTGGAATCAAAATCGAAGATTATTTAGCGCTGGGATACATTATGGTAACAGCTATCCTACCTTCTTCCACAGAGCAGCTCAATCTACCAGAAATACTAAGAGATCACGGTTATGGTGTTACACAAAGTTTTGGAGCTGGTCGTGAAGGTGAACGAATGATTTTAGAAATTTTATCTCCACGTAAAAATGAACGTAGCCTTTATAAACTAATCAACGAAAAAGAACCTAGAGCATTTATCATTTCGTATGAACCTAAGTTTATCTCCGGTGGTTTTTGGACAAAGAAAGTACGCAAAAGAAATAAATGA
- the cls gene encoding cardiolipin synthase, translating into MRIFIIILLVLLLLNTTAALITVFRKPRSISSVLAWIMTLLFLPGIGFIIYLFCGRGINGQKVFNLTAYDKEKITEIKNMVDEDNLKSDGKLDINLLTDARVLNKYFRNMDSSPLSKRNSLKIYTDGKEKFDALFDDIRQAKETVHVEYYSFFNDHIGNQFLDLLGEKVKEGVSVHLIYDPWGSPGANKKFFAAFVALGGKVAPFITSKNMISKTRLNYHLHRKIVVIDGKIGWTGGFNVGDQYLGDSKKFGYWRDTHIRLVGTSVFSLQEIFIMDWNASVQHESQKMDYLENYFQIAEDNELGNLALQVVSDGPDSEEEILKSGFIKMILSAEKSVWIQTPYLIPDDSMINALLIAVRSGIDVRIMIPCMPDHPFIYRATQYYANYLHKRGIKVYMYQNGFLHAKTMIIDNEICMVGTTNQDIRSYALNFEVSTFIYDTRIAWKLTQIFESDMDNSLLLTDEIIRNQSHWLRFKQNFSRLLSPIL; encoded by the coding sequence ATGAGAATTTTTATCATCATACTTTTGGTATTATTGTTATTAAATACCACTGCAGCACTTATTACTGTTTTTAGAAAACCACGTAGCATTTCAAGTGTTTTAGCTTGGATCATGACGTTATTATTTTTACCAGGAATCGGCTTTATTATTTATCTTTTTTGTGGCAGAGGCATCAATGGGCAAAAAGTGTTCAATCTGACTGCTTATGATAAAGAAAAAATTACTGAAATCAAGAACATGGTCGATGAAGACAATCTCAAGTCAGATGGAAAATTGGATATTAATTTATTAACTGACGCACGTGTGTTGAATAAATACTTTAGAAATATGGATTCTTCACCATTAAGTAAACGGAATAGTCTAAAAATATATACAGATGGAAAAGAAAAATTCGATGCCCTATTTGATGATATTCGTCAGGCTAAAGAAACAGTCCATGTTGAATATTATTCCTTTTTTAACGATCATATCGGGAATCAGTTTTTAGATTTATTAGGGGAGAAAGTAAAAGAAGGGGTCTCGGTTCATTTGATTTATGATCCTTGGGGCTCTCCTGGAGCAAACAAAAAGTTTTTTGCTGCATTCGTTGCCTTAGGAGGGAAGGTTGCACCTTTTATTACGTCAAAAAACATGATTAGCAAGACTCGTTTAAACTATCACCTACATCGTAAAATCGTCGTAATAGACGGGAAGATCGGGTGGACTGGTGGATTTAATGTTGGCGATCAATATTTAGGAGATAGTAAGAAATTTGGTTACTGGAGAGATACACATATCCGTTTAGTTGGCACTTCCGTATTCTCCTTACAGGAGATTTTTATTATGGATTGGAACGCTTCTGTACAACATGAATCACAAAAAATGGATTATTTAGAAAACTATTTCCAAATTGCTGAAGACAACGAACTTGGAAATTTAGCCTTACAGGTGGTGTCTGATGGACCGGACTCTGAAGAAGAAATCTTAAAAAGCGGTTTTATCAAAATGATTTTATCTGCTGAAAAATCGGTTTGGATTCAAACACCTTATTTAATACCAGATGACAGTATGATCAATGCATTGTTGATTGCAGTTCGATCTGGTATTGATGTGCGCATCATGATTCCGTGTATGCCAGACCATCCATTTATTTATCGTGCAACTCAATATTATGCCAATTACCTACACAAAAGAGGTATTAAGGTCTATATGTATCAAAATGGCTTCTTGCATGCTAAAACGATGATTATCGATAATGAAATCTGTATGGTCGGTACCACAAATCAGGATATTAGAAGTTACGCATTGAATTTTGAAGTAAGTACATTTATCTATGATACCAGAATCGCATGGAAACTAACTCAAATATTTGAATCCGATATGGATAACAGTCTTTTATTAACGGACGAAATTATTCGCAATCAATCTCATTGGTTACGATTTAAGCAAAACTTTTCACGATTGTTATCACCGATACTATAA
- a CDS encoding alpha/beta fold hydrolase, whose translation MYYSNEIAKIYYTVVGQGDPLLIIHGFSIDHRSVKGIVEESLQNKAYKRIYIDLPGMGRSAAPRKMINANELLTVLIEFINDIIGKESFSLLGYSYGRYLALGIIKAIPDRVEKLILLAPVVKALFGKRRLPKRLEGEAAYFEVEDKTLFEEYKNNAVNITKKGYENYVSEIHSGLSVGDREFQKSFQKNGYSFGFEESLFGEVINCAALIILGEQDEVVGYKDMIENQKDFSKGVFILLENAGHNLQLDEREKVTNEINTFLELQ comes from the coding sequence ATGTATTACTCTAATGAGATTGCAAAAATATATTATACAGTTGTTGGTCAAGGGGATCCGTTACTAATTATCCACGGTTTTTCTATTGACCACAGAAGTGTTAAAGGGATTGTCGAAGAGTCTCTTCAGAATAAAGCGTATAAACGGATTTATATTGATTTACCTGGTATGGGAAGATCGGCCGCACCTAGAAAAATGATTAACGCTAATGAATTATTGACCGTTTTAATTGAATTTATAAATGATATCATTGGTAAAGAATCTTTTTCTCTTTTAGGTTATTCATATGGGAGATACCTAGCATTAGGAATAATAAAAGCGATACCTGATAGAGTAGAAAAGTTAATCTTATTAGCACCTGTAGTGAAGGCGCTTTTCGGTAAACGCCGTTTACCGAAAAGACTCGAAGGAGAAGCGGCATATTTTGAAGTTGAAGATAAAACCCTTTTCGAAGAATACAAAAACAATGCTGTTAATATCACTAAAAAAGGATATGAAAACTATGTTTCAGAAATCCATTCAGGACTTTCTGTAGGAGACCGCGAATTCCAAAAGTCTTTTCAAAAAAATGGCTATTCATTCGGTTTCGAAGAAAGTCTTTTTGGTGAAGTTATCAATTGTGCAGCATTAATTATTTTAGGTGAACAAGATGAAGTTGTCGGCTATAAAGACATGATCGAAAATCAAAAAGACTTTTCGAAAGGAGTTTTTATTCTGTTAGAAAACGCTGGACATAATTTGCAACTAGATGAACGTGAAAAAGTAACGAACGAAATTAATACATTTTTAGAATTACAATAG
- a CDS encoding nucleoside deaminase, translated as MMNQHPSTRIMSELIRKQWSTHSIYAAIVNREMEIVAIGQTTVQENNDPTAHAEVNAIRAACKFLKTDILPTGYWLYSTFEPCPLCSSAIIWSGLDGVVYANDPRFRGTLPNWSFIKCKEVLKQGADIHQVNLIENFMLDDIKGYFTRHQK; from the coding sequence ATGATGAACCAGCATCCAAGTACTAGAATCATGTCAGAGTTAATCCGAAAGCAATGGAGTACACACTCTATTTATGCCGCAATTGTAAATAGAGAAATGGAAATCGTTGCTATTGGTCAAACGACTGTTCAAGAAAATAATGATCCAACAGCACATGCTGAAGTCAATGCAATCAGAGCAGCATGTAAGTTTTTAAAAACCGATATTTTACCAACTGGTTATTGGTTATATTCAACATTCGAACCTTGTCCGTTATGCTCATCTGCCATCATCTGGAGTGGTCTCGATGGTGTTGTGTATGCTAATGACCCCAGGTTTAGAGGAACTTTACCAAATTGGTCATTTATTAAGTGCAAAGAAGTTCTAAAACAAGGTGCTGATATACATCAAGTGAATTTAATCGAAAATTTTATGTTAGATGATATAAAAGGATACTTCACTAGACATCAGAAATGA
- a CDS encoding winged helix-turn-helix transcriptional regulator yields the protein MNEEKNCAISNIMNILGGKWKLEILWQILNDEGIRFNQLKRNIPGVTNVALIRCLKSLAEHKFIKRIDKKTVPPHVEYYTTEKTQLLFPILSQLAELGKTISS from the coding sequence ATGAACGAAGAAAAAAACTGTGCTATAAGTAACATAATGAATATTTTAGGTGGGAAATGGAAACTAGAAATATTGTGGCAAATATTGAATGATGAAGGTATCCGATTTAACCAACTGAAGCGAAACATACCTGGCGTCACAAATGTTGCTTTAATCAGATGTTTAAAAAGTTTAGCTGAGCATAAATTTATCAAACGGATCGACAAAAAAACTGTTCCTCCTCATGTGGAATATTATACGACAGAAAAAACGCAACTTCTATTTCCAATTCTTTCACAATTAGCTGAGCTCGGAAAAACAATTAGTTCGTGA
- a CDS encoding VOC family protein: protein MSTTFRNLQIGINPVNFEKSKTFYEEILELPYIGVLETNGISLHRFSIDGSILKLLEAGIGSVEKNPLGGPTAATGLRWLTVTVSDLDRLFEKVSNAGIPVVAPISSDENGVRFAIVEDPDGIWVELLDR, encoded by the coding sequence ATGTCAACAACATTTCGTAATTTACAAATAGGAATAAATCCTGTTAACTTTGAAAAAAGTAAAACATTTTATGAAGAGATTCTTGAGTTACCCTACATTGGTGTTTTAGAGACAAATGGTATCTCGCTTCACCGATTCTCTATTGATGGTTCGATTTTGAAACTCTTGGAAGCTGGAATCGGCAGTGTAGAAAAGAATCCTTTAGGAGGACCAACAGCAGCGACTGGTTTACGCTGGTTAACTGTAACTGTTAGCGATTTAGATAGGCTGTTTGAAAAAGTTTCAAACGCTGGAATTCCTGTTGTTGCTCCAATTTCTAGTGATGAAAATGGAGTTCGGTTTGCTATAGTAGAAGATCCAGATGGTATTTGGGTCGAACTTCTTGATCGCTAA
- a CDS encoding FAD-dependent oxidoreductase: MKVIVLGSSHGGYEAVEELLNLHPETEIQWYEKGDFISFLSCGMQLYLEGKVKDVNSVRYMTGEKMESRGVSVFSNTEITEIKPESHQVIVKDLLSGDERIEAYDKLIISPGAVPFELNVPGKDLENIYLMRGRKWAIKLKAKTVDPEVNNVVVIGSGYIGIEAAESFAKAGKKVTVIDILDRPLGVYLDKEFTDVLTEEMEANNINVVTNETVQSYKGEGHVQKVVTDKAEYDADLVVVAVGVRPNTGWLKDTLELHPNGLIKTDEYMQTSAPDVFAVGDATMIKYNPGETEVNIALATNARKQGRFAVKNLNGPVKPFPGIQGSSGLAVFDYKFASTGINEEMAKKLNKTTKSALVVEDYLMDFNPDKQKAWFKLVYDPETTQILGAQLMSKADLTANINAISLAIKAKMTIEDLAYADFFFQPSFDKPWNIINTAALAAMKNEQ, encoded by the coding sequence ATGAAAGTAATAGTTTTAGGTTCATCGCACGGAGGTTACGAAGCAGTTGAGGAATTATTAAATTTACATCCAGAAACAGAAATTCAGTGGTATGAAAAAGGAGATTTTATTTCTTTCTTATCATGTGGCATGCAACTTTATTTAGAAGGTAAGGTAAAAGATGTCAACTCCGTTCGATATATGACAGGTGAAAAGATGGAGAGTAGAGGAGTCAGTGTCTTCTCGAATACTGAAATCACTGAAATCAAACCTGAGAGTCATCAAGTAATAGTTAAAGATTTATTGTCAGGTGATGAACGCATTGAAGCTTATGATAAACTGATCATCAGTCCAGGAGCGGTTCCGTTTGAATTAAATGTCCCAGGAAAAGATTTAGAAAACATTTATTTGATGCGTGGCAGAAAATGGGCTATCAAATTAAAGGCAAAAACGGTTGATCCTGAAGTGAACAATGTTGTCGTCATTGGAAGCGGCTATATTGGTATAGAAGCAGCAGAATCATTTGCTAAAGCTGGTAAAAAAGTAACAGTGATCGATATTTTAGATCGGCCTTTAGGCGTGTATTTAGATAAAGAATTCACAGATGTTTTGACAGAAGAAATGGAAGCTAACAATATCAACGTAGTAACTAATGAAACCGTTCAAAGTTATAAAGGTGAAGGGCATGTTCAAAAAGTCGTAACAGATAAAGCGGAATATGATGCTGATCTTGTTGTTGTAGCGGTTGGTGTTCGTCCTAATACGGGTTGGTTAAAAGATACATTAGAGTTACATCCTAACGGGCTGATTAAAACGGATGAGTACATGCAAACAAGTGCCCCAGACGTTTTTGCTGTAGGAGATGCGACAATGATCAAATATAATCCAGGTGAAACAGAAGTCAACATTGCGTTAGCAACAAACGCAAGAAAACAAGGTCGTTTTGCAGTGAAAAATTTAAATGGTCCTGTAAAACCATTCCCAGGTATTCAAGGTTCATCAGGTTTAGCCGTTTTCGACTACAAATTCGCCTCTACTGGTATCAATGAAGAAATGGCCAAAAAATTAAATAAAACAACGAAATCAGCTTTAGTTGTGGAAGATTATTTAATGGATTTCAATCCAGACAAACAAAAAGCTTGGTTCAAACTTGTATATGATCCCGAAACAACACAAATATTAGGGGCACAATTGATGTCAAAAGCAGACTTAACTGCAAACATCAACGCTATTTCTTTAGCAATCAAAGCGAAAATGACAATCGAAGATTTAGCCTATGCTGATTTCTTCTTCCAACCATCGTTTGATAAACCTTGGAATATTATCAACACAGCTGCACTAGCAGCTATGAAGAATGAACAATAA
- a CDS encoding amidohydrolase family protein produces the protein MDILIKQARLSDGEALQDVGIKDGKIVAISESITENSVTVIEAQGRVLIPGLVESHIHLDKALIADRKPNKSGTLQEAISVTAELKPTFTEADIYSRAKRALEMIISHGVTAVRTHAEFDPAQGFSGFKTIMKLKEEYRDLIDMQIVAFPQEGIFKAPGTEKMMYEAMEMGADVVGGIPYNDAPADKHIDLVFEIAKKYDKDIDLHQDFSDEATDISIEYLCKKTIAENYHGRVSVGHLTALHALEPERLNEIITLMAEAQISVMALPATDLHLGARNDLYNVRRAVTPIRKLRDAGVNVCLATNNIRNAFTPYGNGDLMQIAMLAIPVGHLGGADDLPTVLPMITDNPAKALGLQDYGLQVGDNADLVLLDTKVKADAIIDIPERNYVIKNGKITVEVKKEVTIFK, from the coding sequence ATGGATATTTTAATTAAACAAGCAAGATTAAGTGATGGAGAAGCGTTGCAGGATGTTGGAATTAAAGATGGGAAAATCGTTGCAATTTCAGAAAGTATAACTGAGAATTCGGTTACTGTGATCGAGGCTCAAGGTCGAGTATTGATTCCCGGATTAGTAGAAAGTCATATTCACTTAGATAAAGCACTGATTGCAGATAGAAAACCAAACAAGTCTGGAACTTTACAAGAAGCCATTAGTGTTACAGCTGAATTGAAACCCACATTTACAGAAGCGGACATTTACTCACGAGCAAAAAGAGCCTTAGAAATGATTATTTCTCACGGTGTGACAGCAGTGAGAACCCATGCAGAATTTGATCCTGCACAAGGTTTTTCGGGTTTTAAAACAATTATGAAATTAAAAGAAGAATATCGAGATTTAATCGATATGCAAATCGTTGCGTTTCCTCAAGAAGGGATTTTTAAAGCTCCCGGGACTGAAAAAATGATGTACGAAGCAATGGAAATGGGTGCAGATGTTGTCGGGGGGATTCCTTACAATGATGCACCAGCTGATAAACATATCGATTTAGTTTTTGAAATTGCTAAAAAATATGATAAAGACATTGATCTTCATCAAGATTTCAGTGATGAAGCAACAGATATTTCGATTGAGTATTTGTGTAAAAAGACGATTGCAGAAAATTATCACGGCAGAGTTTCTGTTGGGCATTTGACTGCGCTTCACGCACTAGAACCTGAACGACTAAATGAAATTATTACCTTGATGGCTGAAGCACAAATCAGCGTTATGGCTTTACCTGCTACAGATTTACATTTAGGCGCTAGAAATGATCTATATAATGTGAGAAGAGCGGTAACACCAATCAGAAAACTTCGTGATGCTGGCGTAAATGTTTGCTTAGCTACCAATAATATTCGCAATGCGTTTACTCCTTATGGGAATGGTGATTTAATGCAGATTGCCATGTTAGCGATTCCTGTGGGGCATTTGGGCGGAGCAGATGATTTACCAACTGTTCTACCTATGATTACAGACAATCCGGCTAAAGCACTAGGGCTTCAAGACTATGGTCTTCAAGTAGGGGATAATGCTGATCTTGTTTTATTAGACACGAAAGTAAAAGCTGATGCGATCATTGATATCCCAGAAAGAAATTATGTCATTAAGAATGGCAAAATCACTGTCGAAGTAAAAAAAGAAGTGACTATTTTTAAATAA
- a CDS encoding citrate transporter, translating to MKIPKRFLSGLLLSILFLFSFVPAFAQEIDAITAPTGIKAVIVIIPLILVLVLLFMKVDMIIAGFVGGVLAMIIGGIGLEQANKQLLETIPMMLGITVPIINSAVAMAVFKSGGYSAALTLAKRGTKGKVEYVSAFIVILLAAATYMSGIGGGSAMVIAPLAFVAVGAVPELIAAMSLAAAVSFTTSPASLESSIVSKLGDFSVAKYVSDMRPIWLLFCALAIILAFWGTKRRNIGFKENSDDEYAQMSNKALFKLTLPAIFLLFAVIFGPVVNDLVGFPLLTPLVYMVLTLALIFICSDFTLNQSVEAMVDGSTYILTRLFQVGIFLAFINIIAQTGTFAVIAGIASAAPTLIMVPVAILTGILIGVPAGAYVGSVLTLVLPVAVSLGFSSIELGLVAVGVGLGSQMSFVNITMQALSSGFQIPILDVVKGNVKWISLASVVLIAIGFFI from the coding sequence ATGAAAATACCTAAAAGATTTTTGAGTGGACTACTACTTTCAATACTGTTTCTTTTTTCATTTGTGCCTGCATTTGCACAAGAGATTGATGCAATTACAGCACCTACGGGAATAAAAGCGGTTATCGTAATCATTCCATTGATTTTAGTTTTAGTTTTATTATTTATGAAAGTCGATATGATCATTGCTGGTTTTGTTGGCGGTGTTCTAGCGATGATTATTGGTGGAATTGGATTAGAACAAGCCAATAAGCAATTATTAGAAACTATCCCAATGATGCTCGGCATTACTGTGCCGATCATCAATTCTGCAGTTGCAATGGCCGTGTTTAAGTCAGGTGGTTATTCAGCAGCATTAACACTTGCCAAACGTGGGACAAAAGGCAAAGTCGAATATGTTTCAGCATTTATTGTTATTTTGTTAGCAGCAGCGACATATATGTCAGGCATTGGCGGCGGAAGCGCAATGGTTATCGCACCATTAGCATTTGTAGCGGTCGGAGCAGTTCCTGAGCTGATTGCGGCGATGTCACTTGCGGCAGCTGTTTCGTTTACGACTTCACCAGCTTCATTGGAGTCTAGTATCGTTTCTAAATTAGGCGATTTCAGTGTAGCAAAATATGTTTCAGATATGCGTCCGATTTGGTTACTTTTTTGTGCGTTAGCTATTATTTTAGCTTTTTGGGGAACAAAACGTCGAAATATTGGTTTTAAAGAAAATAGTGATGATGAATACGCGCAAATGAGTAATAAAGCATTATTTAAATTGACTTTACCTGCAATCTTTTTATTGTTTGCCGTAATTTTCGGTCCTGTAGTTAATGATCTTGTAGGATTCCCATTATTGACGCCGCTAGTCTATATGGTTTTGACATTGGCTTTGATTTTTATTTGTTCAGATTTCACGTTGAATCAGTCTGTGGAAGCTATGGTGGATGGTTCTACGTATATTTTGACTCGATTGTTCCAAGTAGGTATTTTCCTAGCATTTATTAATATCATTGCTCAAACTGGTACCTTTGCTGTTATTGCGGGTATTGCAAGTGCTGCGCCTACGTTGATCATGGTTCCAGTTGCGATTTTAACGGGAATTTTAATCGGTGTTCCTGCGGGTGCTTATGTAGGTTCCGTGTTAACTCTTGTTCTCCCTGTAGCTGTGTCATTAGGTTTTTCATCTATCGAGCTTGGATTAGTTGCAGTTGGAGTAGGGCTAGGAAGCCAAATGAGTTTTGTCAATATCACGATGCAAGCTTTATCATCTGGATTCCAAATTCCGATTTTAGATGTGGTAAAAGGCAATGTAAAATGGATCAGTTTAGCTTCAGTTGTATTGATTGCAATTGGATTCTTTATTTAA
- the metA gene encoding homoserine O-acetyltransferase MetA: MPIRVPKELPAIKVLEKEKIFVMDEDRAMHQDIRPLEILILNLMPKKDETEVQLLRLLSNTPLQINVDFLHMSSHEAKNTSSEHLNRFYYQFKEVREKFYDGLIITGAPVEQLPFEDVDYWEELQGILEWSKSHVFSTFHICWGAQAGLYYHHKIDKYLLDQKLTGIYDHDVLAPTWSILKGFDDLFFAPHSRYTGIKRSDVENVAELEVLVESKDAGVFLVGNKNNRAYYATGHLEYDRETLEQEFERDQLKGIHPKLPKNYFPNDNMKERPQLRWHMAASLLFSNWLNYAVYQNTPYDLTELLKEKE, from the coding sequence ATGCCGATTCGTGTTCCAAAAGAATTACCAGCTATTAAAGTATTAGAGAAAGAGAAAATTTTTGTAATGGACGAAGATCGTGCTATGCACCAAGACATTCGACCTTTAGAAATTTTAATCTTAAATTTAATGCCTAAAAAAGATGAAACAGAAGTTCAACTGTTAAGACTACTCAGTAATACGCCATTGCAAATAAATGTTGACTTCTTGCATATGAGTAGTCACGAGGCAAAAAATACATCAAGTGAACATCTAAACCGCTTTTATTATCAATTCAAAGAAGTTCGGGAGAAATTTTACGATGGTTTGATTATTACAGGCGCACCAGTTGAACAACTACCATTTGAAGATGTTGATTATTGGGAAGAATTACAAGGGATTTTAGAATGGAGTAAATCACACGTATTTTCAACGTTTCACATTTGTTGGGGAGCGCAAGCAGGGCTTTATTACCATCATAAAATCGATAAGTACCTATTAGACCAAAAATTAACAGGGATTTATGATCATGATGTACTGGCGCCAACGTGGAGTATTCTAAAAGGATTTGACGATTTATTTTTTGCTCCACATTCACGTTATACTGGCATTAAAAGAAGTGATGTAGAGAATGTGGCAGAGTTAGAGGTTTTGGTTGAATCAAAAGATGCTGGGGTTTTTTTAGTTGGAAATAAAAATAATCGAGCATACTATGCAACCGGACATTTAGAATATGATCGGGAAACGCTTGAACAAGAATTCGAGCGAGATCAATTAAAAGGGATTCATCCTAAACTACCTAAAAATTACTTTCCAAATGATAACATGAAGGAACGACCTCAACTAAGATGGCATATGGCAGCTTCATTGTTATTTTCTAATTGGTTAAACTATGCGGTTTATCAAAATACACCGTATGATTTAACTGAATTGCTTAAAGAAAAAGAATAG